In Juglans microcarpa x Juglans regia isolate MS1-56 chromosome 1S, Jm3101_v1.0, whole genome shotgun sequence, the genomic stretch CCCTAGCAAAATGGTTGGTGTTAGTTTGTAATACATGGAGTCCTTATATAGTAAGGAAGTTGCAAAGGCCACTagggttttatatttttaatattcaaaataagtTACAATTATAGCAGAAAAATGCTTATTTTCCGggcaaaaaatgaaaaggagggTCACCATGGATTGTTGTTGAAATAAGCAATTTTAAGGCAAAAAGTAAATCCAAAAggtaaacttatttttaaagcaaaaaGTAAATCCAAAAGGTTAACTTATTTCCCTCCTAGACTGGAAATCAATATCGATGGCAGGtcaattgaaataaaaattaacctATTTGATTGAATTGACCTTCATAACTGTCAATAAACATCTTGATATCATAGGAGCATTCCTTcaagtttataaattttggaACCAGCATGTGCCtatgatatttgtggttgtaatGCTGTCTCAGATAAAATTCCTCTTTGTTTGAGACCCTTATGGTTCCTATTGTCATACCTGTATGTTTAACCACGCAGTGGCTTGTCTTTGGGATGCAGTTTTCTGGTGAACTAATTAACTTAAATATCTTGAGGTTTAGAAGTAGATGATATTGATAATTTTGGTTAGTTCAGTGCTTAACACTTCATTGATCCAGAATGTGGAGGCTAACTGCATCAGTATCTTTCAAAACCAAACTCTGCATGGGGCTTTTTTCCTGCATTAAGATGATTTCactttataaatcaaatattctttttttggaTGTGGTAGCTGAGGAGCTCAAAAGATTTTTCATCAATACTCTTTTATCTCAGACTGTCTCCATAGACTTCAATGGGCTAAATcgacatgattttcttgtatcttttatCATCTAGATAGGCATGTCTAttatatacttcctgtgtacttgttATGCACTTACTaatgaagaattattttttataaaaatctttttttggatgaatgtcAGATCTTAGGAAACATGAAGAAAAATCCACAGTCCTTGATGTTGATTACAGTGATGAAGAATTTACAGAAACTAGGTTATGTGCTTAAGGTGAGTGGTTTTTAcatttttgtattatttatacGATCACTGTTGTATGTACAATCAATTCTTTCTAGATTTATGAGAGAAACATGTTTAAACACTTATTTAATGTGTTGTTGCAGTTCGGTGTGAAAGGGGCGTGTTGGTAAAAGTTTATGCACTGATCCTTCACTAagatatatcattttataaatataattgggGGCATCGAGCTTTTTAATGTTCTGAACAATTTTTTCCAGCCTACTAGATTTCAAGGAATTTTGcttcttttctccttcttcttgcTACTTGGGTATAGCCTTTATATGCATCCTGTGTACTCAGGTTGTGCCCCTTTGGGCTTCTAATAAAGTTTGCATTACATATAAATAGTGTTTTGAGCCTCCAGTTCTGAAAAGCTTATGCATTCTCACAATGACAGATTTTTGCAACAGAGGATGGACAAGCACGTTCAATGTGGGAACAAATTGGTGGACAGCTTTCAATTTTAAGTCCTGAGCGATATAGTCATATAGATTGGTTAATGTATGTttgctttttattctttttttttttttttgggggggggggggggggggagggggctTTATGGCTCTATATTAAGTTCAATTTATTCTTGGTCAGAGACGTCTTTTGACATCATTGACTACTAGTTTGCTTGTGCATGGAATGTTGAAGATCTGTTCTTTTTATACAGTTTTGAAGGCATCATTGTTGATTCTCTTGAAGTGAAAGAGGCAATTTCAAGGTTTGTTGAGATTCTTTATTAGTCCACTAGAGCTTATTCCAAGACTTCTTCTCTTGTATTATGCCTACATTGTATTATGCTTGATGTGCTTTGGCATTGCACCATTTACTTTTGTAGACATCTCCAAAATACGGGTACTTCCTGTGATTGATGACATGAACTTTTGGGACTTTTGATCTCAGTTGCACTTCAAATGACATTAAATGCAAGTGCATTTTTATGGGAAGAAACATGAAACTTCTAGTTTCACTTTTGACTATGGTGTAATTTGACAGAAGTGTTGTTTTCAgttacatctctctctctctagtttttatAAACAGAAGAAATATATCCATTCTGTTACTTTAGTCAAGATGCTATGATGAGTTTCATATGCATGCAGCCTTATGCAGGAGCCTTTTTGTTCAGTACCACTCGTATGGATAATTCAAGAGGATACACTTGCAAATCGTCTTCCTGCGTATGAGGAAATGGATTGGAAGCATCTTGTTTCTCattggaaaactgcttttagtAGAGCTAGTGTCGTTGTGTTTCCAGATTTCACTTTGCCGGTAAGTCTGCGATCTTATGTACACACATATCTTCCTACCACATTTCATTTCTAAAGGGATTTTTGTTGGATATTCTTTTCctgtttctttaatttcttccttCCTGTTGTATCAGATGTTATACAGTGTGCTTGACACTGGAAACTTCTTCGTGATTCCTGGATCACCAGTAGATGTGTGGGCTGCTGAAAGCTACAGCAAGACCCAGTCCAAATACCAATTAAGGCAGAACAATGGATTTACTAAAGATGATCTGCTGGTCCTAGTTATTGGAAGTTCTTTCTTCTACAATGACCTATCATGGGACTATGCTGTAGCGATGCATGTCATAGGACCACTGCTAATAAAGTATGCAAGGAAAAATGATTCTGGAGGCTCCTTTAAATTTGTGTTTCTGTGTGGTAATTCCACTGATGGGTATGATGATTCTTTACAGGTATCAGTTGCTCATTGGTGCATTATTATAGATTGTGCTCTTACTGTTATTATATCACTCTTTTACCTTATTCAGCTGCTCTTTAAATCTGTAAGTGCCACTCGTTCCAAATAAGTGAATGACACTCTTACCTTATTCAGCATAATGGCTGGCATCTGTCCAATAAGCTAAACGATTGCAGCTCAATGTTGTAAAGTTCGCCTCAACTTTTTAATTGGATGAGATGCATTTCAACTAGTCTATGATTTGATCACAATGTATATATGCAATTTTCTGCTTAAATTTAGTTTCTAATTCAGTCTATTTAGCTTTAGTGGTTTGTGAAACTGAACAGCTTAATatctcttttgttttcaaagcCTAGTAAGGAAATTCTGGAAGCACTTGGTCGTAGAAACTTACCATTTGTAGTAccttaataaatatatacacgcattcacaaaatataattattttcttttttgttgaatGAGTAATATACAAGAAAAGAGAATAATCTATTGAAGCCTTGGAAAGATGAAGATAATTTATCACATTACAGTGCCAATCGAAATTACCTTGTGTATGGTCAATCTTTTATGTTTGCAACTCATCCCATGACATCATTTTGTAGCTTGAGTATTCTCTGTGGATTGTGAATTGATTCTCTAACTTTTCATGTAGGGGTGGCTTCACGTCTAGGACTTCTTCATGGTTCTGTAAGGCACTATGGCTTGAATAGTGATGCGAACGGTGTGTTATTAATGGCTGACATTGTTCTCTATGCTTCCAACCAAGATTTACAGGTTTTCCTTCTTTGCTTATCCGAGCCATGACCTTTGGAATCCCTGTTATCGCACCCGATTTGCCCATCTTCAGAAAATATGTGAGTTCATTCAAGTTGTTTCCCACTTGCTTCAATGATTGCTTGAGTTTACAGGGGCTGCTACATTTCTCTTTCTTACATTTGTGAGGTGGTCCTTGAAATAACAGGTTGTTGATGGTGTGCATGGgatattttttccaaaacataACCCTGATGCTTTGATGACGTCTTTCTCACTCCTGATTTCAAGTGGAAAACTCTCCGAGTTTGCTCAAGCAGTTGCTGCCTCTGGAAGACTGCTTGCTAAGAACATGCTGGCATCAGAATGCGTAACTGGTTTTGCAAGGATACTGGAAAATGTACTCAATTTCTCATCAGATGCGATGCTGCCGGCTCCTATTTCTCAGCTTCAGCAGGGAGCATGGGAATGGAATCTGTTCAGGAAGGAAATAGAATTGAGTACTGGTGAGAAGCAAATCAGTGATGGGAAGGCTACTTTCTTTGGGAAGATTAGCGTTGTTCATGCCCTTGAAGAAGAGTTCACCAATTTTGTTTATTCAACAAATGCCTCTGAGAATGGAACTGGGATTCTGCCACAAGATATCCCCACTAAACTAGATTGGGATGTTTTAAGGGAAATAGAGAGCtctgaagaaaatgagagggtAGAAATGGAGGAGGTAtggcatttataattttagtgCCTTCTTTGCCCCCCGCCCCCCCGCTTTCCcccttctaaaataataaagatagCTGAATCATTGATTTTCTTGATCTGTAGCTTGAAGAAAGAGTGGAGAGAAACATTGGgattgggatgaaatttatcGTAATGCTCGAAGATCTGAAAAACTTAAATTTGAAGCAAATGAAAGGGATGAGGGAGAGCTTGAGAGGACTGGTCAGCCGGTGTGTATTTACGAGATTTACAGTGGAGCTGGGTCCTGGCCGTTCTTGCACCATGGTTCTTTGTATCGTGGTTTAAGTCTTGTGAGTTCATTTTATCTGTATGGTAATATTTTTCCATTCAATGTTCCTTTTTTCAGTGAATGTTTGATGAAACTAACTTGTTtgttattttctctcaaatataAGTTGAAGTTGAAAATGATCAATTTGTTATAATGAACTTGATTCATACTCATTTATATTAAAACAATCAAACATTGAATCTGGCAGTCTTCAAGAGGACGGAGGTTGAGATCAGATGATGTTGATGCAGTTGGGCGGCTTCCCATTTTGAATGACTCTTACTATCGGGATATTCTCTGTGAGATTGGGGGGATGTTCTCTATTGCAAAAAGGGTGGATAACATTCACGGAAGACCTTGGATTGGGTTCCAATCATGGCGTGCTGCTGGTAGGAAGGTATTTCTTGTGGTGGCAAAATTTTCCtttgaatatttaattatttctagttatgcttatgaatttttttttttgataagtagataTGCGTATGAAATTaaaggttttcaaaattttctatctGAAGTGACCCTTTCAACAGAAGAATTTTATTCTCCTATTACCAGAAAAacatttaatgaaaaaaaaaaagttttcataGGGAAAAATTACTCTGCTATTTTCAAAAAATGCTGCTGAACCTTGGTATATTCTACTTCAAATTTTACCATTTGcgttattttaatgatttttttggcAGGCTTCACTGTCCTTAAAAGCTGAAAAGGTTTTGGAAGAAACAATACAAGATAACACTAGAGGAGATGTTATATACTTTTGGGTGCGCTTGAACATGGATGGAGCTACCGGAAGTAATGGCGTGCTCACTTTTTGGTCAATGTGTGACATCTTAAATGGAGGACACTGCAGGCATGTGTTTAGTAGTAGTTGTATATGATTGTTACTTACAGAGAGGTCAAGGAATTGTCTGACCTGCTGATGTCCATTTGTGTTCATCTGTGGTATGGGACGGTTTTGGTTATGCAAGTCTTGTTGTCTGTTGGTTTTATATAAGTGAAGTAATGGCTGCTAATGGTGTACTTGGAACCAGTTTGATGATAGAATGGTTTTGAGTTGCCATTGGAATTATGTATGCAATAAAGCTGCAGACTGATGACCTTTAAACCCTGTAGTTGCTTTAAGCATGCATGGAAAGGGCAAGTGCCACCTTCTCTGTAATAGTGATTAGATTGGGGATAGAAAAGGGTAGTGGTTTGCCATTTTCGCAAACCCATTGTAATTGGACTAGCCATGTTCACTATTGTGTACCGTGTACCCCAATTATGggtctcatttcttttttctttgagagATGCTAAAATCACAGGCAGTTTTTACGTGATTTTCATGGGCGCACATGCAGGAACTGTGCCCGTGGAAAGTAAACTAGCTGTTCACGGGCACTGTTCATGTGTGTGTGCCTATGAAAATCACGTGGAACCGCCCGTGATTTCAGCAttagtgtttttcttttcttttttgtttggttaTAGAAGAAGGATGTTGTTTGGGTGTTAacctttttttaattcatatgcTTATAGGTCTGCTTTTGAAGATGCATTCCGCCAGACGTATGCATTGCCAATGCATGTAGAAGCTCTACCACCCATGCCAGAAGATGGTGGCCACTGGTCTGCTCTTCATAGCTGGGTGATGCCAACCCCTTCCTTTCTGGAATTCATCATGTTTTCCCGGTAATTTGCAGAGAATCAGGATCTGGAATATCTGACCTTGcagttttcaatttcatcttagCAAAACACATTATATTGAAGGCagattttaaatgaaagcaaTTGAGGTTTTCTTACTAAATTGCAGGATGTTTGCTGATTCTCTTGATTCCTTGCACACCAATCCCACAGAAAACAATATATGCTTACTGGGATCCTCAGCGCTCGAGGCAAGTAGTAAGGGCAtggatttatttgattttcaggTCTTGGCGTGAGCCTAATATAACTCACTTAGGTTTGTTTAATGATCAACAGAAAAAAGCACTGTTACTGCCGCATATTGGAACTCCTGGTCAATGTGTGGGCATATCATAGTGGGAGGAAGATGGTATATATAGATCCACACACTGGTTCACTGGAAGAGCAGCACCCAATCGAACAACGCAAGGGATTCATGTGGgcgaaatattttaattttactttgtTGAAGAGTATGGATGAGGATTTAGCAGAGGCTGCGGATGATGATGACCATCCACACAACATGTGGTTGTGGCCATTAACGGGGGAAGTACATTGGCAAGGAATTtatgagagggagagggaagagagataTAGGCTGAAGATGGacaagaagagaaaaacaaaagagaaactGTTCGAAAGGATGAAGCATGGTTACAAGCAGAAGTCACTTGGAGGATAGGAAGCATGTAATCTGAAACACTCAAGTATAATTCTGGAACTCCTAACACTGTAACACGGTTACTGAAACCATTTTTCAAAGACCACGAACTGGAAGAGGCATTTGCAGATTGAGGTGAAGCTTAATTCTTTCGAGCAGCATCAGGGTAGTCATGAAGAATGGTTGTTCCTACTTTTAGTTTTACTGAATATACATACACTAGGGAAGTGGGGCAGAGATAAAGCAGCTTACCACCCGTAGCCAGCCAGCTCGCTAGCTTTCGAGTCCTTTTTACTCTCTAGCCAGCGCAGAGAACAGTAGGTTTTGAGGGGTACCCGACCCACCTCCattgaaattctttttcttttctttttgctcaTTCAAAATATTCCAATTTAGTGAGTAAAGATATGCATTCTTTCATTAATGTATATTTCATTCTACGAAAGCAATGGCAATTTTGATTACGATAATGGTTGCCTTCATGCTTGGAGCGAGATCTGTACTGATTATTGATTTTACTGCCTCTCATTTGCAGTTATGGCCCGATATTATTATATCTAGTTAAAAAGATGTGTTTGTGTGCTTTCAGCAAGATTTTCCAGCATTCAATGATCATCAATTCACGAACTCAACAAACATGAGTTGGCCAATTTTGCTTTTCTACCACCCCAAACTCATGGTAAGTTGCGTTGTGGTTCTCTCTTCTTTGGTGGGACCTGATTGCGGGCAGAGTTCCTAGGCAATGTTCCTTAATAAATGCGAAAGAATGTCTGGGCCCTTTAGAATTGTTAATCCCGCTTATCTGTTCGGACATGTTGTCTTTCTTTGATTTGCCCCGTTTGAGCTAATACAAATCATCAAACACGATATAACCGATtattattagagaaatgatatttgtagtcgtaGATTGTATAAGAGTTGtgcaattcttttgaaaaaaatgaataaatactgGATccacataagaaaaaaaataattgtttaataatgaatctccctctttttcaaaacgattatgtatatagcattactctactactactactactacaatATTTATTCACCATTTTATCCTTAATTATAATTGTACACCTTATATACTATAAGATAAGAAATGATGTTTGCAGTAGTCATAAAGTGCACAAATGACGtgctttttgaaaaaagtgaacaaatatgatattcacataaaaaaattaatttttaatattgagcCCTATTCTTTTTCAAGAGGAATGTATAGCGCTTAACAAAATTTGTGACTATCTAATTACTCGTCGATAGAAGAGATAATTAGCTGTAGAGAGGGGCATCACTTTCGAAGGAACCAAACACACACTGTGCATCACTCTGAAACGAGGGAAGAACCCCTTTCCAAACTAGAGCCCATAACTTTTACTCGGCCCAATGGCTTGCATTTGCAATGGTCTGGGCTCTAGGAAATGGGTACTGTACCCGGCCCAATTGTTGCACCATAAAACTCATGCTCGTGCTTGTTTTAATAATAAGTGAAAATTACGGATTGAAgatatttgggaaaaaaaaaacggcTTTTAAGAAAGAGTCATCCTACACAGAAGCTTCATATTCctgcacaccacttaaaaatatgaagataaaaatataaaattatatatttttaaataatgtacagaatgtaaaatttatgtctaaaatttttctttaagaaagTAACTCTGGTCAGAACTTAGGTGGTGGGGGAAATGATATGAAGCTGtgggacataaattttattgaatgttCGTGAGGAGGGAGGGACAATTATGTCCACTAACTATACGGTGCATGTTGAAAGCTAGCATATCTTTTACACGAAGTAAAtggtgaataaatatataagaatgAATTCAATGCACGTAAAATATTACGTGATCAATCTGTCCTTACaagcttttaattttaaagtaattgtgatcgaaccactttttttttttttttttttttttaagtttttgaaagtacgtacgtacgtataggTAGACATGATGAGTGCATGAGCAATTACGAGTTCACGGTCTGGACGTGAGTTGGTTGTTATTACGCGCTGTCTTTTAGCCCACTgtaattattgcatttataaTAAATACAGTAGATACGCATTCAGTATGAGACAGTAATTTCCGGAcgtttccattttaatttgtGTTTGGTGAGACATTAACCATTATTATTAATGTTTGCcagtttatggtttttttttttttttagtagccCAGCAATgatccttttatatatatatatatatatatatatatatatttaaaaaaaaacccattatattaaaaatcatttttttaattattaaattagaaaaataaaataaaatacataaacggtCAAGGTGAGGAGACAAACTTAGGCAGCAtactagcatttttttttcttttttatcaagaGCTTTGCTACTTACTGATCATCATCCCACAtactacactttttttttattctttttaaactaattattttttctactcataatccatatatcacatatttggtatgagaaaaaaaattttaaaaaaagtgtgatatattatagagatgatgaataaaatttttctttgatcATTAATAGCCTGTCTTGATCTTATTATTCTTAGTCAGAATAATgctatttgaatttttgaagGTTTTTGCACCACACACTATctacataacataatttgattcgtaagatttagattttaaaatttatttttaaaattaaattatatatatcatatatatttaatatgtgatataaagacctttaaatagaataattctttcTAACTGACTCtaatctcttaataaaaaagataaaagctaATTtctgaataaaaagaaaaaaggaaaagttgaagaagaagtatAGTAGATAGCTAGCatgttaataattaattagaagataaGGGTCGGTAAGATTCAGGGAAAGTACTTGAGGAGGCATGCAGGTCTATAATTAATGTTACTGATTTCTTACAGTCTATTTTGTTGGTCATAAATCTTTGTGAATAAATAGCTTTTATGTATTGATATTGATGATTCCtggtaatttcatttaatattgcTGATCTAGGGCAACAGAATTGCACAGTACTTACTGTTGATATTGGAGTACATGCATTGCCTGGAGAGATCAGAAACTGATAGCTAGCTAGGGACACACGTacaccacacacacacgcatgTATGTTAATGTGTATACCTAGACGGCTAGACACATTTCTGAAGATTGTGGAGggctctagctagctagctgtgcTACGTTCATGAGCTGCAGTtaataacttaaataattaCCAGCTTTTCAACGATTAATTTGCATGCGGCTTAATTAGGTTTTCCCTCGTTACAGAAATTTAAGTGTACGTTTTGATATATATCTTGGTATTAGCAATTACTCACGTACATATatagcttcttctttttttttattctttttccatttattCCTATTGACCCTCTTAGCAGACTGATTGGCATGCTTAATCACATGTtagctaataaaataaatcttgtaataAAGTCGAATCgggttgcatttggatgttgagatgatctcagataatttgaattgatctataaataatagtattttataagttccattaaaatatatttgaatgtaaTTAAATAGGTTGATCagatatgtgtttaaatgtagAGTCGTGCTACACCCATCGAGGGTGTAACCCAAGAATGGGTCCCGATAAAGccatttgacatttttttatttttttcattcattttttttatatccttaaaaatttttaaaaatacaaaatcattaaaaaatacttctttaatcaataagtaaaaaataaataaataaaagtgtcGGGAGAATTCATCGGGACATTATCTCAGTGACTTTAACTTTTTccttaaaatatatgaaatagattgagataagtttaactttttgtaaaaagttaaaaagtaatagaatttataattaattattttgagatgGATTGAGTTGACTTTGTGTTCAAACATAGCTAAATAGTGAatcatttttggtttttttgggcGCCATCATCATGtgcgcacatatatatatatatatatatatatatatatatatatagttattggttcttaataaaatagaaattaactGTAATTCCAGGCTTGTTATGAACTcgatcttcttccttctttcgaTATTATCTTTCTGATGATCT encodes the following:
- the LOC121246631 gene encoding LOW QUALITY PROTEIN: uncharacterized protein LOC121246631 (The sequence of the model RefSeq protein was modified relative to this genomic sequence to represent the inferred CDS: inserted 2 bases in 2 codons) — protein: MRLNLSPSDSLHNGGSVGGSGADLAFQSIRDRFPLKRNSSHHHNRSKSDSDRSPPHRARSHHGRFNRKGFLWLKGRSAFYSVVIIAVFLFAMASMVLQSSITSVFRQGSERGRSLREGLRFGSTLKFVSAVVSRRDGLDSLRSEPRIGVRAPRLALILGNMKKNPQSLMLITVMKNLQKLGYVLKIFATEDGQARSMWEQIGGQLSILSPERYSHIDWLIFEGIIVDSLEVKEAISSLMQEPFCSVPLVWIIQEDTLANRLPAYEEMDWKHLVSHWKTAFSRASVVVFPDFTLPMLYSVLDTGNFFVIPGSPVDVWAAESYSKTQSKYQLRQNNGFTKDDLLVLVIGSSFFYNDLSWDYAVAMHVIGPLLIKYARKNDSGGSFKFVFLCGNSTDGYDDSLQGVASRLGLLHGSVRHYGLNSDANGVLLMADIVLYASNQDLQXFPSLLIRAMTFGIPVIAPDLPIFRKYVVDGVHGIFFPKHNPDALMTSFSLLISSGKLSEFAQAVAASGRLLAKNMLASECVTGFARILENVLNFSSDAMLPAPISQLQQGAWEWNLFRKEIELSTGEKQISDGKATFFGKISVVHALEEEFTNFVYSTNASENGTGILPQDIPTKLDWDVLREIESSEENERVEMEELEERVERNIXDWDEIYRNARRSEKLKFEANERDEGELERTGQPVCIYEIYSGAGSWPFLHHGSLYRGLSLSSRGRRLRSDDVDAVGRLPILNDSYYRDILCEIGGMFSIAKRVDNIHGRPWIGFQSWRAAGRKASLSLKAEKVLEETIQDNTRGDVIYFWVRLNMDGATGSNGVLTFWSMCDILNGGHCRSAFEDAFRQTYALPMHVEALPPMPEDGGHWSALHSWVMPTPSFLEFIMFSRMFADSLDSLHTNPTENNICLLGSSALEKKHCYCRILELLVNVWAYHSGRKMVYIDPHTGSLEEQHPIEQRKGFMWAKYFNFTLLKSMDEDLAEAADDDDHPHNMWLWPLTGEVHWQGIYEREREERYRLKMDKKRKTKEKLFERMKHGYKQKSLGG